A region from the Acomys russatus chromosome 24, mAcoRus1.1, whole genome shotgun sequence genome encodes:
- the Nxph2 gene encoding neurexophilin-2, translating to MRLWPLPLIVVPGLLQLLFCESEEVLHNTEGVEWEDRDVPGTLVGSVVHSRITSPLRLFVKQPPGPKPAYADTGENFWDWLANITEIQEPLARTKRRPIVKTGKFKKMFGWGDFHSNIKTVKLNLLITGKIVDHGNGTFSVYFRHNSTGLGNVSVSLVPPSKVVEFEIAPQSTLETKESKSFNCHIEYEKTDRAKKTALCNFDPSKICYQEQTQSHVSWLCSKPFKVICIYIAFYSVDYKLVQKVCPDYNYHSETPYLSSG from the coding sequence CTGTTTTGTGAAAGCGAAGAGGTGCTACACAACACAGAGGGTGTGGAATGGGAAGACAGAGATGTTCCAGGAACACTGGTTGGCAGTGTGGTACACTCAAGGATTACCAGTCCTCTGCGTCTGTTTGTTAAACAGCCTCCAGGTCCAAAGCCGGCATATGCAGACACCGGGGAGAACTTTTGGGATTGGCTGGCCAACATCACAGAGATTCAAGAGCCACTGGCAAGAACTAAAAGACGGCCGATAGTGAAAACaggaaaatttaagaaaatgtttgggTGGGGTGACTTTCATTCTAACATTAAAACCGTCAAACTTAACCTGCTCATCACAGGGAAAATTGTTGATCACGGAAATGGAACGTTCAGTGTTTATTTCCGACACAATTCTACAGGTCTGGGCAATGTTTCAGTGAGCTTGGTGCCTCCCTCTAAAGTAGTGGAATTTGAAATAGCTCCCCAGTCTACCTTGGAGACTAAGGAATCCAAATCTTTCAATTGCCATATTGAATATGAAAAAACAGATCGGGCAAAGAAGACCGCTTTGTGCAATTTCGACCCGTCCAAGATCTGCTACCAGGAGCAGACTCAGAGTCATGTGTCCTGGTTATGTTCCAAACCCTTTAAGGTCATCTGCATTTACATAGCTTTTTACAGTGTGGATTATAAACTTGTGCAAAAGGTTTGCCCTGACTACAATTACCATAGTGAGACACCATACTTATCTTCTGGATGA